The following coding sequences are from one Sesamum indicum cultivar Zhongzhi No. 13 linkage group LG11, S_indicum_v1.0, whole genome shotgun sequence window:
- the LOC105173385 gene encoding protein YLS3 isoform X2, with the protein MDSCARTSLFLTSTLILLALTTSDNSKDRQECADSLVGLATCLPYVGGTAKTPTPDCCSGLKQVLKTNKKCLCIVIKDRNDPDLGLNINVTLALGLPAVCNAPANISQCPALLNLPPNSPEAQIFYQLGKNSTGTTAASPVAGGPTANGSRVQNGGMR; encoded by the exons ATGGATTCTTGCGCAAGAACCTCACTCTTTCTCACCTCAACTCTAATCCTACTCGCCCTTACAACCTCCGACAACTCCAAAGACAGACAGGAATGTGCGGACTCACTGGTGGGCTTAGCCACCTGTCTGCCTTACGTTGGAGGCACTGCAAAAACCCCCACACCCGACTGCTGCAGCGGCCTCAAACAGGTTCTCAAGACCAACAAGAAGTGTCTTTGTATAGTGATTAAGGATAGAAATGACCCGGATTTGGGCCTCAACATTAATGTCACTCTTGCTTTGGGTCTGCCCGCCGTTTGTAATGCCCCGGCTAATATTTCTCAGTGTCCTG CTCTGCTCAACTTGCCTCCCAATTCACCAGAAGCCCAGATTTTCTATCAACTCGGCAAAAACTCAACCGGTACTACTGCCGCTAGCCCTGTTGCGGGAGGCCCGACTGCTAATG GTTCACGTGTTCAAAATGGAGGGATGCGATAA
- the LOC105173385 gene encoding protein YLS3 isoform X1, with amino-acid sequence MDSCARTSLFLTSTLILLALTTSDNSKDRQECADSLVGLATCLPYVGGTAKTPTPDCCSGLKQVLKTNKKCLCIVIKDRNDPDLGLNINVTLALGLPAVCNAPANISQCPALLNLPPNSPEAQIFYQLGKNSTGTTAASPVAGGPTANVGPNSTSAPAGASTAGSSSQRKTSGFGRPKRWVGLEVLGGLVLLSVVIM; translated from the exons ATGGATTCTTGCGCAAGAACCTCACTCTTTCTCACCTCAACTCTAATCCTACTCGCCCTTACAACCTCCGACAACTCCAAAGACAGACAGGAATGTGCGGACTCACTGGTGGGCTTAGCCACCTGTCTGCCTTACGTTGGAGGCACTGCAAAAACCCCCACACCCGACTGCTGCAGCGGCCTCAAACAGGTTCTCAAGACCAACAAGAAGTGTCTTTGTATAGTGATTAAGGATAGAAATGACCCGGATTTGGGCCTCAACATTAATGTCACTCTTGCTTTGGGTCTGCCCGCCGTTTGTAATGCCCCGGCTAATATTTCTCAGTGTCCTG CTCTGCTCAACTTGCCTCCCAATTCACCAGAAGCCCAGATTTTCTATCAACTCGGCAAAAACTCAACCGGTACTACTGCCGCTAGCCCTGTTGCGGGAGGCCCGACTGCTAATG TGGGGCCAAATTCGACGAGTGCCCCTGCCGGAGCAAGTACCGCTGGAAGCAGCTCTCAGCGGAAAACTAGCGGCTTTGGCAGACCGAAGAGATGGGTTGGATTGGAAGTCCTAGGCGGGCTGGTTCTGTTATCGGTTGTGATCATGTAA